From the genome of Palaemon carinicauda isolate YSFRI2023 chromosome 6, ASM3689809v2, whole genome shotgun sequence, one region includes:
- the LOC137642465 gene encoding uncharacterized protein isoform X3 has protein sequence MKGLQLLFVCCLAAVAFANDKNNGGNKRFFGGLNQAFVGGLNQGFGGGFGGIGGGHGGGSGGINPGFGGGFGGGASQTCRRWCRTPEGQAYCCESNNEPETLPFVKPGQCPPVRPQCPPVRSFAPPQTCSNDSKCGGVDKCCFDRCLEEHVCKPPVGSGGFGGFGFGR, from the exons ATGAAG GGACTTCAGCTTTTATTCGTCTGCTGTCTAGCAGCTGTTGCCTttgcaaatgataaaaataatggagGAAATAAACGATTCTTTGGAGGATTAAACCAAGCTTTCGTCGGAGGATTGAACCAAGGATTTGGTGGAGGTTTTGGAGGAATCGGTGGAGGCCATGGAGGTGGTTCTGGAGGAATCAACCCAGGCTTTGGAGGGGGCTTTGGAGGAGGTGCTTCCCAGACGTGCAGACGTTGGTGCCGAACTCCCGAGGGACAGGCCTACTGCTGCGAGAGCAACAACGAGCCTGAAACCCTTCCCTTCGTCAAGCCAGGTCAATGCCCTCCCGTAAGACCTCAGTGCCCACCCGTCAGGAGCTTTGCCCCTCCACAGACATGCTCCAATGACAGCAAGTGCGGAGGTGTCGACAAGTGCTGCTTCGACAGGTGTCTCGAGGAACACGTTTGCAAACCCCCTGTTGGATCTGGAGGCTTCGGAGGATTCGGTTTTGGAAGATAA
- the LOC137642464 gene encoding uncharacterized protein isoform X3 has protein sequence MKVLQLIFVCCLAAVAFANDGGNKRFFGGLNQAFGGGFGGISGGHGGGFGGINPGFGGGFGGGASQTCRRWCRTPEGQSYCCESNNEPETLPFVKPGQCPPVRPQCPPVRSFAPPQTCSNDSKCGGVDKCCFDRCLEEHVCKPPVGSGGFGGFGFGR, from the exons ATGAAG GTACTTCAGCTTATTTTCGTCTGCTGTCTGGCAGCTGTTGCCTTTGCAAATGATGGAGGAAATAAACGATTCTTTGGAGGATTAAATCAAGCAtttggaggaggatttggaggtaTCAGTGGAGGACATGGAGGTGGCTTTGGAGGAATTAACCCAGGCTTTGGAGGGGGCTTTGGAGGTGGTGCTTCCCAGACATGCAGACGTTGGTGCCGAACTCCCGAGGGACAGTCCTACTGCTGCGAGAGCAACAACGAGCCTGAAACCCTTCCCTTCGTCAAGCCAGGTCAATGCCCTCCCGTAAGACCTCAGTGCCCACCCGTCAGGAGCTTTGCCCCTCCACAGACATGCTCCAATGACAGCAAGTGCGGAGGCGTCGACAAGTGTTGCTTCGACAGGTGTCTTGAGGAACACGTTTGCAAACCCCCTGTAGGATCTGGAGGCTTCGGTGGATTCGGTTTTGGAAGATAA
- the LOC137642465 gene encoding uncharacterized protein isoform X1: MKGLQLVFVCCLSAVAFANDKNNGGNKRFFGGLNQGFGGGNQGFGGGFGGISGGHGGGFGGGHGGGFGGINPGFGGGLGGGASQTCRRWCRTPEGQAYCCESNNEPETLPFVKPGQCPPVRPQCPPVRSFAPPQTCSNDSKCGGVDKCCFDRCLEEHVCKPPVGSGGFGGFGFGR; the protein is encoded by the exons ATGAAG GGACTACAGCTTGTTTTCGTTTGCTGTCTGTCAGCAGTTGCCTTcgcaaatgataaaaataatggagGAAATAAACGATTCTTTGGAGGATTAAACCAAGGTTTCGGTGGCGGTAATCAAGGATTTGGTGGTGGTTTTGGAGGTATCAGTGGAGGCCATGGGGGTGGCTTTGGAGGAGGACATGGAGGTGGCTTTGGAGGAATCAACCCAGGATTTGGAGGGGGCCTTGGAGGTGGTGCTTCCCAGACATGCAGACGTTGGTGCCGAACTCCCGAGGGACAGGCCTACTGCTGCGAGAGCAACAACGAGCCTGAAACCCTTCCCTTCGTCAAGCCTGGTCAATGCCCTCCCGTAAGACCTCAGTGCCCACCCGTCAGGAGCTTTGCCCCTCCACAGACATGCTCCAATGACAGCAAATGCGGAGGTGTCGACAAGTGCTGCTTCGACAGGTGTCTCGAGGAACATGTTTGCAAACCCCCTGTTGGATCTGGAGGCTTCGGAGGATTCGGTTTTGGAAGATAA
- the LOC137642463 gene encoding uncharacterized protein isoform X3, translating into MLWLGIKDCASMEQQPFLTRQEEESQVINSATENMKGLQLIFVFCMAAVAFANDGGNKRFFGGLNQAFGGGFGGISGGHGGGFGGGHGGGFGGINHGFGGGASQTCRRWCRTPEGQAYCCESNNEPETLPFVKPGQCPPVRPQCPPVRSFAPPQTCSNDSKCGGVDKCCFDRCLEEHVCKPPVGSGGFGGFGFGR; encoded by the exons ATGTTGTGGTTAGGTATAAAGGACTGCGCTTCGATGGAACAGCAACCATTCCTCACAAGGCAAGAAGAAGAATCACAGGTCATCAACTCTGCTACAGAAAATATGAAG ggACTTCAGCTTATTTTCGTCTTCTGTATGGCAGCTGTTGCCTTTGCAAATGATGGAGGAAATAAACGATTCTTTGGAGGATTAAATCAAGCAtttggaggaggatttggaggtaTCAGTGGAGGACATGGAGGTGGCTTTGGAGGAGGACATGGAGGTGGCTTTGGAGGAATCAACCATGGCTTTGGAGGGGGTGCTTCCCAGACGTGCAGACGTTGGTGCCGAACTCCCGAGGGACAGGCCTACTGCTGCGAGAGCAACAACGAGCCTGAAACCCTTCCCTTCGTCAAGCCAGGTCAATGCCCACCCGTAAGACCTCAGTGCCCACCCGTCAGGAGCTTTGCCCCTCCACAGACATGCTCCAATGACAGCAAGTGCGGAGGCGTCGACAAGTGCTGCTTCGACAGGTGTCTCGAGGAACACGTTTGCAAACCCCCTGTTGGATCTGGAGGCTTCGGAGGATTCGGTTTTGGAAGATAA
- the LOC137642002 gene encoding ATP-dependent RNA helicase glh-2-like, producing MKGLQVLFVCCLAAVAFANDKSNGGNKRFFGGLIQGFGGGLNQGFGGVNSGFGGISGGHGGGFGGINPGFGGGFGGGASQTCRRWCRTPEGQAYCCESNNEPETLPFVKPGQCPPVRPQCPPVRSFAPPQTCSNDSKCGGVDKCCFDRCLEEHVCKPPVGSGGFGGFGFGR from the exons ATGAAG GGACTTCAAGTTTTATTCGTGTGCTGTCTGGCAGCTGTTGCCTTCGCAAATGATAAAAGTAATGGAGGAAATAAACGATTCTTTGGAGGATTAATCCAAGGTTTCGGCGGAGGATTGAACCAAGGATTTGGTGGTGTAAACTCAGGATTTGGAGGTATAAGTGGGGGACATGGGGGTGGTTTTGGAGGAATCAACCCTGGCTTTGGAGGGGGCTTTGGAGGCGGTGCTTCCCAGACATGCAGACGTTGGTGCCGAACTCCCGAGGGACAGGCCTACTGCTGCGAGAGCAACAACGAGCCTGAAACCCTTCCCTTCGTCAAGCCAGGTCAATGCCCTCCCGTAAGACCTCAGTGCCCACCCGTCAGGAGCTTTGCCCCTCCACAGACATGCTCCAATGATAGCAAGTGCGGAGGCGTCGACAAGTGCTGCTTCGACAGGTGTCTCGAAGAACACGTGTGCAAACCCCCTGTTGGATCTGGAGGCTTCGGAGGATTCGGGTTTGGAAGATAA
- the LOC137642003 gene encoding uncharacterized protein → MARSILLVTLMVVFVACLASAYPTFGNPGLGGVGIGHAGIGQPGFGNAGIGGSPYTNAFGGPCRYWNQDPTTLKYFCTERPDQTFPGLF, encoded by the exons ATG GCTCGTTCAATCCTTTTGGTCACCCTCATGGTGGTGTTTGTCGCCTGCTTGGCTTCTGCTTACCCGACCTTCGGTAATCCTGGATTAGGAGGAGTAGGAATTGGACATGCTGGAATTGGACAACCTGGATTTGGCAATGCTGGCA TTGGAGGAAGTCCTTACACCAACGCCTTCGGGGGTCCCTGCCGTTACTGGAACCAAGACCCAACTACCCTGAAATACTTCTGCACCGAAAGACCCGACCAGACCTTTCCAGGACTCTTCTAA